One part of the Sphingopyxis sp. PAMC25046 genome encodes these proteins:
- a CDS encoding acyl-CoA thioesterase — MEQEITVESVGSAPVETFRGVVFPWHCDAMGHMSVQHQMPLLDNAVYHLLGFFGPVAAEVDGRRAGWADVSHEIRYLDEMTAGDLLVLSSGILSVGRSSIRHRTILSRRPDATACTIMEGVTARFDLCARKATPLSDRERAIAERLMLPAETN; from the coding sequence ATGGAACAAGAAATCACCGTAGAATCAGTGGGAAGCGCTCCCGTCGAAACCTTTCGCGGAGTCGTCTTTCCGTGGCATTGCGACGCGATGGGGCACATGTCGGTGCAGCATCAGATGCCGCTTCTCGACAATGCCGTCTATCATCTGCTCGGCTTTTTCGGCCCCGTCGCGGCCGAGGTCGATGGCCGCCGCGCAGGCTGGGCCGATGTCTCGCACGAAATTCGCTATCTCGACGAAATGACCGCGGGCGACCTGCTCGTCCTTTCGAGCGGCATCCTGTCGGTCGGGCGTTCGTCGATCCGGCACCGGACCATCCTGTCGCGGCGCCCCGATGCGACGGCCTGCACGATCATGGAGGGCGTCACCGCCCGCTTCGACCTCTGCGCGCGCAAAGCGACGCCGCTGTCCGATCGCGAACGCGCGATAGCCGAGCGGCTGATGCTGCCGGCCGAAACAAACTGA
- a CDS encoding SDR family oxidoreductase encodes MQRVLVTGAGDSVGRAIAERFLQKGAKVHICDVRGDAVAATLAANPGMSGSVTDVGVRAEVDALFDDVRAQVGDLSILVNVVGMAGPRAPIEDIDEDEWDKTIAVNLSGMFYTMKRAVPMLKANGGGSIVNFSTCSTRTGIPFRAPYIASKAGVEGLTKNSARELGPSGIRVNAILPGIINNDRFRFIVQRNVDATGRSFEDIENDYLKYVSLRCKVELSEFADMVEFITSDAGKKITGEIIAVSGNMEWEE; translated from the coding sequence ATGCAACGAGTGCTGGTAACCGGTGCGGGCGACAGCGTCGGCCGAGCGATCGCCGAGCGTTTCCTGCAAAAGGGCGCGAAGGTGCATATCTGCGACGTGCGCGGCGATGCCGTCGCGGCGACGCTGGCGGCCAATCCGGGAATGAGCGGCAGCGTCACCGACGTCGGCGTGCGCGCCGAGGTCGACGCGCTGTTCGACGATGTCCGCGCGCAGGTCGGCGACCTGTCCATCCTGGTCAACGTCGTCGGCATGGCGGGCCCGCGTGCGCCGATCGAGGATATCGACGAGGATGAATGGGATAAGACGATCGCGGTCAACCTGTCGGGTATGTTCTATACGATGAAGCGCGCCGTCCCGATGCTGAAGGCGAACGGCGGCGGGTCGATCGTCAATTTTTCGACCTGTTCGACGCGAACCGGCATTCCGTTCCGCGCGCCCTATATCGCGTCGAAGGCGGGGGTCGAAGGGCTGACGAAGAACAGCGCGCGCGAGCTGGGTCCGTCGGGAATCCGTGTCAACGCAATCCTGCCCGGCATCATCAACAACGACCGCTTCCGCTTCATCGTCCAGCGCAACGTCGACGCGACGGGCCGCAGCTTCGAGGATATCGAGAACGACTATCTCAAATATGTGTCGCTGCGCTGCAAGGTCGAACTCTCCGAGTTCGCGGACATGGTCGAATTCATCACCTCGGACGCCGGCAAGAAGATCACCGGCGAGATCATCGCCGTCAGTGGCAACATGGAATGGGAAGAATGA
- a CDS encoding 3-keto-5-aminohexanoate cleavage protein yields MNQKTILTCAVTGGAPYNKKHPSMPVTPKQIADACIEAASAGASIVHIHVRDPETGEGNRDRAHFREVVDRVRQTGTDIVLNLTCGMGAYFLPDPEREGHMLPGSDVVGVDERVAHVEELLPEIATLDIVTNNQVEGPTEYIYFSPTHTLRAMAKRFQAAGVKPELEVFGPGDILFGNKLVEEGLIDGPPMMQMVLGVQWAAPHGVETILYQKGLMAPGTIWGAFGIGREQMPMLAHTLLLGGNIRVGLEDNLYMSRGVWATNGQLVERAYTLVNAVGGYEVATPAETREMLKLRTPGA; encoded by the coding sequence ATGAACCAGAAAACGATCCTGACCTGCGCGGTCACCGGCGGCGCCCCCTATAACAAGAAGCATCCGTCGATGCCGGTCACCCCGAAGCAGATTGCCGACGCGTGCATCGAGGCGGCGTCGGCGGGGGCGAGCATCGTCCACATCCACGTCCGCGATCCCGAGACGGGTGAGGGTAATCGCGACCGCGCTCATTTCCGCGAAGTCGTCGACCGCGTCCGCCAGACCGGCACCGACATTGTGCTCAACCTGACGTGCGGCATGGGCGCCTATTTCCTGCCCGATCCCGAGCGCGAAGGGCATATGCTGCCGGGCAGCGACGTCGTCGGCGTCGACGAGCGCGTCGCGCATGTCGAGGAACTGCTGCCCGAGATCGCAACGCTCGACATCGTTACGAACAATCAGGTCGAGGGCCCGACCGAATATATCTATTTCAGCCCGACGCACACGCTGCGCGCGATGGCTAAACGGTTTCAGGCGGCAGGGGTGAAGCCCGAACTCGAAGTGTTCGGCCCCGGCGACATATTGTTCGGCAACAAGCTGGTCGAGGAAGGGCTGATCGATGGGCCGCCGATGATGCAGATGGTGCTCGGCGTGCAATGGGCGGCGCCGCACGGCGTCGAGACGATCCTGTATCAGAAGGGCCTGATGGCGCCCGGTACGATCTGGGGCGCTTTCGGTATCGGGCGCGAACAGATGCCGATGCTCGCGCACACGCTGCTGCTCGGGGGCAACATCCGCGTCGGGCTGGAGGATAATCTCTATATGTCGCGCGGCGTCTGGGCGACCAACGGCCAACTCGTCGAACGCGCCTATACGCTCGTGAACGCCGTCGGCGGCTATGAGGTCGCGACGCCCGCCGAGACGCGCGAGATGTTGAAGCTCAGAACACCGGGCGCATGA